The genomic DNA ATACAGCAACCCAACACCGTTCGGAAAATTGCCCTCACTAAATCAACCCCACGCAGAGATGAACCCATGAgccccctcatcaacaacacttGACACAGACAGACTCAAGATTCAACCCGTCTGTTTCAACGACGATACCCCCTTGACAGCCCAGCTTGGCAGGTTGAAAAACACACTAACAACTACCGAGAACACCGTGACACTGGGATTTATCACAGCAGCCCGTGCTGGGCCTCCTGTGCCAATAGAACCGCGAATATCCCCTGCCTTGTTCGCGTTTGCTCGGATAGGTGATAAGGAGTACTGTCGATTCCACTTTCTAAAAACGAGGGTGCTCTCTCGTGTGTGTTTGGTGGTTTACTGAGATTCCAGCCATGTTTCAAGTTCGTCGGCTGAGAAAAGCCTTACGTGTTTAGCatggggtgttgttgggagcCAGAGAATTAGTAATTTTCATGATCACCACGCACCGAATAGTTCACATCCTCTTCGCATATTCAGCAACGCGCACAACAGCAGTGAGTCTACCTCAAATCCCATTCCATGGATGCTAATATCATAAAAGTAcacagaaacaaaagaaaaaagcatCACACACTAAAGCGCCTTAATCTTTTGaatttcctcctctccctcctccaagatCACTCTATCCCGAGTCGAGGTTCATTAATCATCTatctttcctcctcccattgcccatcatccccattTACTCCGCCCGGAAAGAGTTACGGCTCAATGGGGTACCACCGGAGCCGAAGGGGATAGTGCGGGTGCCCCACCAAGAAAGGAAGACGGAAAGACCGACAGTCTCGAAGAGCTTAGCGAGCACATTGAGGCCAACCTGGTCAAAGGCGCGGTGCTCGACGACAAGCTGGGAGATGAAGCCGGGGGCGCTGGTGGCGGCGAAGATGAGAGCACCGAGGTAGGCGGCGCCCTTGTAGGAGAGAGTGCCTGTGGCGTTGATCAGAGCACCGACACCATAGGACTGGAGGGCAGAGCCGACGAGGGCGGAACCccaggcggcggcagcagaaGAGGCTTCCCGAGACTTGAGgaactcctccttggtgttggcagACTTGGCCTTTTGCCAGGTCTTGccgaagaggggggagaggacgCCGAGCTCGAAGGTGTGGTTGAAGACGGTGCCGAGGGCGATGGCGGAAGGCTTAACAGCGGGGAGGTCTGTGATGGCATTGTTAATTTTGGGGTTTCATTATTGACTATTTGTGTCCTGATCCCTCGGTGTAACCGGTGTAACCATTGTAAATCCCTCTTCGCCAGACTGACAGATACTCAATGGCTTTTTCCATTCCCAGCGTCTGGTCGAGAATCGGCTGagtcgacgaggaagaagtcgCATTGATGACACGGGGTCGGATACATGGACGACTAACAATGCGGGGAAATGGCGTCACTTACACTGAAGAGACATGTTTGCGGTTGTGAAGTGTGAGAGAGTTGTGTTAACTGTTTGGATAGTGTTGAGGAAGTGGTTGGTGTATCGTGAGAGGACTATTCGTCAAAGCTGGATGgattgtttgtttggtttgatggtgaaagaaagcaaaaagtcAGGTCAGCAGACGGCGGGAAGGACGGTTTATTATAACACAAAACTCTGAAGAGTGGGCAGGAACCTGGGTCGCCTTTGTGCGTCACGATTTCCCAGCCTGCAAGTGACCCAGTCCCCCAGTCCAGTCCCATACCCGGGCCAGGTTAATTGGAAACGGACGGggccctccacctccccagtgACTGGCTGGGGTGCCAAGCTGTAAGGCGTACGTACCCCCTTTTGCTACCTCATACATCATCGCAGCGTAGCTCCCCGCCTTGAGGAGCGCTTCCCAAAGTCAGCAGTGGGAGAGCAGGCCTTTGATACTGCTGTGCTATGACGTCACCACCTTTTGCGCCTGTCAAATTCCGATGCGACCCTTGGCTTGGGCCCCACTTTCCGCAACCTCCCAGACCACATTCTCCGCTTTTGGACTCTTGATTCGGATAGCCCATGGCCTTGAAAGGTCATCTTTCCATCAGCTCATTCTTCCTCTCAAACAGCAATTGGTGTTTGCCTCGGTGTCCACTTGTGATGCCAATATCAAGATTCAGCTGCTGGAGACTTCTACGCTTTACGAAACGTGTTGTCTGAACCAAGGCGGAAGAGCCGTTAGAGACATGGGCTATGTTAATAAGTGAGCACGCCAGTTCCTGTGTGACGTATGCAGCTCCCCCTCTTTGGATCTTCGATTCTTTGATTCAATGCCGAAGAAAACAACGCATGTTCGATCTGCTTTCGTTCCTGAAACCCGAGACGTCCTGGGTGGGCTTTGACGGCCTCGGCGAGGTGTGATACCCCTGAGTTCGATAACATCTGGTCCAGACACTGTGGAATGGCAGGACCCTGTGGTCGATCCAAGCTTACTATCATGGCTATAGCCTCTTCTCTGTCTACACTTGGTCTcaagtaaacaaaacatATCTTCAAGAGGACTCATCATGAAGTTAAAAGTATGTTAATAAACCATGTATAAACAAGAGTTAAATGTAGTATATGTAATGCAATACAATGCAGCCGATGCCTTCATTTTGTCCTCTtatcctcttcccccttcaCCCAAGCCAGATTCGTTGAGCActgctttttttctcccctcccatcaacaTGCAAAACATTACCTTTCGCTCCCCTCTTTAATTTTATAAGAAGCCCCCTTCAACCCTCTCAAAATGAAAAGATGGGTACAACATGAAACGaactaaaaaaaataacagAAAAAAACTTCAAATAATTATCAAAAAAATATTTCCCAGCCCCTATGACCAACCCCCCGCCAACCCAACCTGACACCTCCCTTCATTTCATTCACGTCCTAAAAAAACACACGTCCAATGCATACTACACATAAAAGTTCCACAGACAGAAGCATCAAGCCATATGCtgcccatcctctccccctctcagcGCCAGCAACGCCCTCACGTCGCTCACGTATTGCATCCCCTCCAGAAATGGTATCAAATACATCAGGTCGGAATCCGTCGGGTCGCTGATCCAGCCTTGTATCGGGATTGCGTTGTCTAGTTTTGTCATGTCAGCACATCTCCTGATATCAAGTATTTAAAAGGGGATATACTCACCCTGATGAAACATATAACTCAACGGACTGTTGTCCAAAATCATCACCCGGCTCAAATCCGGCTCAACACTGCTCAGATCCTTGATAAACGCCCCATGCCTAAACGTGCAGTGCTGCCGGTAGTACCTCGCGCTGAAATACTTCCTGTCCGCCTCCAGCCAGTCAATCACTGGGTCGGCATATTCTTGAACCGAAGCGGTAAACACAACCAGGTTATACCACTTGCTCACTCTCCTCAAGAACTCGTCGCAGTGGGGGCGCTTGTGGACATAATACAGAATCGGGTGCTGGGGACCAATCGAGTTTTGGCCGCCGACTCCGACATACGTAGTGTTGAGCCGGACTTCGACCATGTGACCAGACGACATGCGCCCGCCTTTGGACATGGAATGAATCAGAGTttcgtcgaggtcgaggatgagggtcTTTTGGTGTTCGGTGCCGCCGGGGATGACGTCGCCGGTGTTGATATAGGATGGTTGCCGGCGGGGGATcaggggacggggagggccGGGGGTCTTCGGGTACTTGGTGAGGGCAGCCACAGGCGAGGTGGGGGACTTGAGGTGCGCCGAGATATCTCCAGATCCGTCACCGCCTCCGGGCGCTGAACCTGCGCGTGCGACGCTGCTGGCGGATTGTCCTTTGCGGTGCTTGCGCTGTCGGAGGGACTCCTCGGCGTGGAGCTTGATTCGGATAGACCGTCGGGCCGGGGCGATCTCTTCGGTGTCTTGCAGTGATTTCGAGCGCAGGTGGTGTTTTCTACTCACACTGTCCCGCCGACTGCCGCCCTGCCTTTTACGCTCTGGGTCCGACTCGGACTCAGAAGATAAACCTGAAGATGACGAACTACTCGACCGCGGTATACGCCCTGCCCTGCTTCCACCTCGACTTGTCCTACTGCCGCTGCTCTTTTCAATATTCTCGTGATAATCCATCGCTAGCGCCTTTGCATCTCCACCGTAAAGCCCAAAGAGTTTCTTTAGTTGTTGTAAAGGCGCAAAGTCACCGCTTTCGCTATAAAGACAGGCGATCAGGTACACGCCAGGTGCGGTGAGGGTGTGAAGTATCCATCGTAGCGAGTTCACAAAGGCGTTGGCAATGCGCTTTGGATAGAAAACCCAGGGCGAGCCTCTCGGGCTTATCACCTTGGGGGTTTCGTGTTTGGGTGGTATAAAGGGCGTCTTTTCGTCGATCGCATAGAGGTCTTCGCGCTCTTCGAGAGATCCTGGGTTTTCTACTGGGAATTCTTCGGGCTCGGCCGTCAAGTTCTGCTTCTCGCCGAGATCGGCCAGCGCGTTCTCGGTCTGGCTGTCCCGTAATTTCGAGGCTTCGTCCGAGCTCAACGCCAGACCTATCGTACTCAGGGAGTTGGATCTCGTCGGACCAGGactcggtggtggagagacTCGTGAcgagatgatgttgagagagTTCATCTTGCCGCCGACATGGAGAAGGCCATGAAGAAAGGAAGGGATGCGGAACCGCGCCAAGCTGGTGAGGCTTTGCGATTAAGGTTTTTGGGGATAGGGGTGTGGTGTAGGTAATACGTAGTGTTCGCTCCAGAGGTCCAGCCGAAGGGAGGACAAATTCTAGATGCGCGCGCGTGAAAGCGAGGCCGGTGACCGAATAGGTAACTCTAGTCAATGCGCTCAGCACAAGCCTTTGCGATTGTGGTCGGCCGTTGCTGGAGTCTTCGAGACCGATgtctggtgagggaggaaaCGAGTCGGGGAAGATGATAATATGCCGAGAAAAGGCTTGAACGACGGGACCTAGGGCGCGGGTTGTCGGGGTTGACGGACGGCAAAGACCGGGGCTGCTATGAATCGAAGGTCAAAAAGAACGGATGGTGCAGTCACCTAAGTTGGCCGCTGTCGACAGCCTCGGCACCGTGTCAGGACTTGTTGGAGCCCGATCGAGATGTTctggcagccttcttctccccaaagCAACGCTGGAACCGGGAATttagaaagaaaaaaagtaccGAGTTGACAAGAGGTGCCGTGTCTTTTCGCATCACTTTGATAGCCAAACGGGACAAGAGGTCTCAGAGGTCGGCAATGTCATTCGGCGCTGCAGTGCACTGTTGCCACTAGCACATGGCGCTAGCGCGACCTTCAACTGCCTTTCAGCAAACGGGCCCAGGCGCGGGCTCAACAAAAGCCCCCCTGTCATAAACGCAGACGCCTTCACGTGCCACTGCCACTGCCAGGTCAAGTCAAACCATGCATCATCGTATATGTACATAATATTGGCAGGGAAGCTGTAGTAGTTTCCCCAAAGTAGTGTCGGATGGCCAAGATGCATCGAGGTCCAAGTTTCTGGCTCAAGCAAGCTCTTGGTAGACAGCAAACTGTTTTGGGGAATGTGTAAGGACAGGCTTGTCATCTCCACTGGTTCGCAGCCGAAGTGGGAATTCGAGTGCAACGGTTTCTTACCGAGAACCTATGAGGGCACTGTTGTTTCTCAGCATTTTCTAGACATTGCTGGCTTATGGTATTTGTTGAGGGCAGCATTTTAAAGTGTGGTTGAATTCCACGTGGCTGGCTGCTGTCTACGTGTTGGCAGGCTTGTTCGTGGAGATGTTGACGGAAAGGAAGTAACAGCCACTTGTCAGCCATGTAGCTGAAAGAACCCGGGCCTCGACGCTCTCAATGCGGTGATGTAAAACTGACAGTGCACTGAATTCCTTGGTACAGAACGCAAAGGAATGTCATCTCGAAACCAAAAGTGAGTTCTACCCTCGACTCCAATTCATGACCACCGGGTTAGTTGATATACAGGTTCCTCTATTCTATCACACACTCTCCCCTGGCCCActtcttcatcccatctAATCTGATTTACTCCTCCTCAGAGGCGAACTCAGCACGGCCAGCCTTCGAGTTGAGGTACTCATTCCTGCACATTCGTTAGTCATCGTCGGCTCGAGTTGAAGCTGTCCGTGAAAGCCATACCGCTCGATAGCCCAGTTCATGATGTAGTATCCGGCAATCATAGGAGGGGCCCAGTAGACGACCTGGGTGCTGAACCGTCTCCaggtgttgaagatggcgtcGTGGAAAGCACCGGCGAGGGGCTTTTGGCGGTTAGGGGCGATACCGTAAGAGACAATGCCCTTCTGCTTCATGCCACCTGTTGAAAATTCCGAGTCAGACCAGGTCCAAGCTGTTTTCCAAAGTGTTCCGTTCACAGAGTGAACCCCAGTAATCGTTTGTCGTTTATTGCCGGCCATTCCATTTCCATATCATTATTTTCCGGCATCCCGAACATCCCAATCCGGATTCTTCCAAGTTCCTCCGGGAATCGTATCGTCGCGGGTTCACTCACCAAAGTTACCCCAGTTACCGAGGAAGCTATAAACATGTCAGCAGCCGCTCCCAGAGGTGTTTGACTGGCGTTTCGAGGGTGGGCTCGGCGAGTGGtcgaggggggaaagggcgCATCATGGCCTCAATTGCACCGGTTTGGGCGCACTCACTTGTTGTGGCGGCCGATGGGGGCATTGCTGCCACCGCCGAGACGGACCTGTGTAGGCTGCATTTTGAATTGAGGGTGTATCGAGACGGGCGCGTGGGCGGGAATCAATCGAAATCGTAGTCGACGCAAGCGAAGTTCGGAATAGCACGCGGCAGCTTGAAGTTGAAATCAGTCGACAGAAGCCGAGAAGCAATCCCCAAAGCGGCTTAGCGCCAAGTTGCGGTACGTAACCTGAAAAAAGCTCGCCCGTGCCGACCCCCCCGGATGCGCCCGGGCCACCTCTCAACGACGAACATTTGGAAAGTGGGCTGCCCCCAGAGCTTCATGTCCCCACTTCAGAAGAGCTCCATCCAttcccatcgccatcaccatcgcaaAGGAATCCCACCGACACAGTCGAGGTCAACAGCGCCTCTCTACACACAATGGCCGCCAGAGGTCTCGGTTTCATTTATGCGGCTGCGCTCCCCGCAGTGGTCGGCGCAAGCTTTCTCCAGTCGGCCCTCTACGATGTCAAGGGCGGTACCAGAGCTGTTATTTTCGACAGGATGTCCGGTGTAAAGGAGCAGGTCGTTAGCGAAGGCACACATTTCCTCATTCCCTGGCTGCAAAAGGCTATCATCTTCGATGTACGGACAAAGCCTCGCATcatcggcaccaccaccggctccAAGGATTTGCAAATGGTCAGCTTGACGCTCAGAGTACTCCACAGGCCCGATGTTCAGGCTCTCCCCAAGATCTACCAGGTTCGTCTTTGCACATATATATCAGAGTACTTGTTGGGCTAGACGCTGACGGTTTTTCATGTAGCAACTCGGCCAAGATTACGATGAGCGTGTGCTCCCCTCCATCGGTAACGAAGTCCTCAAGTCTATCGTTGCCCAGTTCGATGCCGCCGAGCTCATCACCCAGCGTGAGGCTGTCTCCAACCGGATCCGGACCGACCTTATGAAGCGTGCCCGCGAGTTCAACATTGCTCTCGAGGATGTGTCCATCACTCACATGACGTTCGGCAAGGAGTTCACCAAGGCCGTCGAGCAGAAGCAGATTGCGCAGCAGGATGCCGAGAGGGCGCGCTTCATCGTTGAGCGGGCCGAGCAGGAGCGCCAGGCCAATGTTATTCGTGCCGAGGGTGAAGCCGAGAGTGCTGAGGCTATCAGCAAGGCGATTGCCAAGGCCGGCGATGGTCTTATCCAAGTGCGCAAAATCGAGGCCAGCAGAGAGATTGCGCAGACACTGGCTTCCAACCCCAATGTGGCCTATCTTCCAGGCGGTGGCAAGGGCACGAACCTGTTGATGAACGTTGGGCGGGCGTAGGGAAAGATTTAAAAGGGGGTGATCATGAAAAGGCCGAGGATAATACAACAAAGGCTGTGTATACTATGTGGACTGTGTGGATTGTATGGATATATCCCCCTCTCGGAATGTCATGAGAATGAGCACTTGATTCAACCAAACTTGGTTACCTTGTGCATTCTCAACATGTCTAGACTTCAGTGCCCACTATCGCGCTGCTTGATGGATTATAAGAGAGTTAGGCCTGTTTAAAAATCAACCTCTCAAATCCAGGTACGTAAACATTGGATGTCTTGGTTACACAGCATGAACGATGATAGTGGTGGACTGGCAGTGGGTCTGCAGGGGGTTTTAACACTAGCACGCCAACGCGTGCTTCAGTTGGATCCAGCCTTACCATGTCTTGGCGCGCCCCATTCCAGGTTCACGACTGCCGAAACTTGGACCTGCGCCCTGGACTTGCCTGGGCTGTTCCGTGAACAAAGACATGATCAAAATTTGACCTTCTAATAATTTCTAGTTTGATTTTTCACTTTCATTTTGGTAATCAGTCTGTACTCTCGCTCTGCGATTTGCAGGATTGCGCATTCAGTTGAGAATCCTACTTTTTTGGACACAGGTCACAACATCATACCAGTGGAAGCCATATCTCATCTTGGAGATTCCTCATCACTTCGATCGCATCAATAGTCAAAGGCAATCTCGCATTCCCATGACAGCAAGGCCTTTCGTGAGCCCGTCATTCCGCACCTGCCTGGGCGCAATCGGTTGCTCCTCTGGTGTTGCCCGTCCGCCGTTTCGGAAACCGGTCTCACTTGCGCCCGTCTATTCGATACGCCATCGGCGAGGAGCAGCCACAGGACCACAACATTGACTCGAAGCTCCGATTGTGGGTACACCCACTCTTATTGTGACCACTTTTGCTGACGGTGAATAGATCTCTAGAGGTCGTCACCCATCTACTTACGTGCGCGAGACAGAGCCACCCGGAGCTATGGAGGCTATGGAGGCAGTCCTTCGCAACTTCAAGCAGATTCCCTGCCCCGACGGCGACCAGTGTACCACGCCTTCGTGTCAGTGGCAGCACAGTTGGGATAGGAATCCCCCAGCGGCCTCTTCATCGGCATCACCTGCGCCCGTCACGAAGCAAGACGAGACTTTAGCTCAGGACACGGATGGCCCGCGGAAACGACGTAGGACCTCGTCCGAAGCTGGGTCCGCGACTGCTATTACCACTGCTACAGGAGCtgtctctcctcccccgctcAAGCGCAAAGCACCTGAGCACTCGACTTTGCCCGCTCCGGCCAGCAAGGTACAAAGGCCGGTTGCCACTGCTCCCGCATCCTTGACAACTCCCTCCAGAGCAACTGCTTCGATCAGCGCTAGCCCCAGCACTGCATCGAAGCAAAGCGCCGCCAAACAGATCACAGCCCCAAAGCAACAAGCCACACCACGCAAACCAGAGACGCTCAACCCGCGCCATCTCACTTCGGCTGCCCCAGCCTCCCATGAGTTCCGGTTCAAGGCCCTCAAGATGCTTCATGAGCAGTTCAAGCGACTCAACGATGAAGTAAAAAAGGACGTCAAAGAAGACGAACAGAAACTTGTCCTCACAGAACAAGAACTCATCTGGTTGGCCCTGGATGCCGAGCAGAAGATGGCCACAGAGAAGCCCGTCATCTATACCAACGTCATCAAGAACGAGATCATGGCGTACAGGAAGAAGACCCCTGGTCGGTGGAGAGACGAGCGACTTGCCGagtggcagaagaagaacgagCCCAAGACCCCGGTCAAGAAGTTGAGACTTGGCCCGCccaaggaggtcaagacaGGTCTGACTCCCCAGGAAGAGGTCAGTTtcctcatccatcttctcac from Podospora pseudoanserina strain CBS 124.78 chromosome 2, whole genome shotgun sequence includes the following:
- the NEM1 gene encoding Nuclear envelope morphology protein 1 (BUSCO:EOG09263F3I; EggNog:ENOG503NV8A; COG:K), which encodes MNSLNIISSRVSPPPSPGPTRSNSLSTIGLALSSDEASKLRDSQTENALADLGEKQNLTAEPEEFPVENPGSLEEREDLYAIDEKTPFIPPKHETPKVISPRGSPWVFYPKRIANAFVNSLRWILHTLTAPGVYLIACLYSESGDFAPLQQLKKLFGLYGGDAKALAMDYHENIEKSSGSRTSRGGSRAGRIPRSSSSSSSGLSSESESDPERKRQGGSRRDSVSRKHHLRSKSLQDTEEIAPARRSIRIKLHAEESLRQRKHRKGQSASSVARAGSAPGGGDGSGDISAHLKSPTSPVAALTKYPKTPGPPRPLIPRRQPSYINTGDVIPGGTEHQKTLILDLDETLIHSMSKGGRMSSGHMVEVRLNTTYVGVGGQNSIGPQHPILYYVHKRPHCDEFLRRVSKWYNLVVFTASVQEYADPVIDWLEADRKYFSARYYRQHCTFRHGAFIKDLSSVEPDLSRVMILDNSPLSYMFHQDNAIPIQGWISDPTDSDLMYLIPFLEGMQYVSDVRALLALRGGEDGQHMA
- the QCR8 gene encoding Cytochrome b-c1 complex subunit 8, mitochondrial (COG:C; EggNog:ENOG503P5D2; BUSCO:EOG09265GSM); protein product: MQPTQVRLGGGSNAPIGRHNNFLGNWGNFGGMKQKGIVSYGIAPNRQKPLAGAFHDAIFNTWRRFSTQVVYWAPPMIAGYYIMNWAIERNEYLNSKAGRAEFASEEE
- the PHB1 gene encoding Prohibitin-1, subunit of the prohibitin complex (Phb1p-Phb2p) (COG:O; EggNog:ENOG503NW8M); protein product: MAARGLGFIYAAALPAVVGASFLQSALYDVKGGTRAVIFDRMSGVKEQVVSEGTHFLIPWLQKAIIFDVRTKPRIIGTTTGSKDLQMVSLTLRVLHRPDVQALPKIYQQLGQDYDERVLPSIGNEVLKSIVAQFDAAELITQREAVSNRIRTDLMKRAREFNIALEDVSITHMTFGKEFTKAVEQKQIAQQDAERARFIVERAEQERQANVIRAEGEAESAEAISKAIAKAGDGLIQVRKIEASREIAQTLASNPNVAYLPGGGKGTNLLMNVGRA
- a CDS encoding hypothetical protein (COG:S; EggNog:ENOG503P20M) — its product is MSLQYLPAVKPSAIALGTVFNHTFELGVLSPLFGKTWQKAKSANTKEEFLKSREASSAAAAWGSALVGSALQSYGVGALINATGTLSYKGAAYLGALIFAATSAPGFISQLVVEHRAFDQVGLNVLAKLFETVGLSVFLSWWGTRTIPFGSGGTPLSRNSFRAE